A window of the Streptomyces sp. JB150 genome harbors these coding sequences:
- a CDS encoding cytochrome P450 yields the protein MGELAGLRGTPEHAHVSGGMFATVGVTLFGAGVISVMGALTMMCVTLLLDPEVRDRLAAEPGLVPTAVDELLRVNLSIADGLPRIALDDVRLGDVTVRRGELVLVLVEAANHDPAQYDDPHAIRLDRPNAGTYLSFGAGGHYWPATALGKQHAEVALRVLLERTPWLDLAVPVEQLVWRTGFMKRVPERLPVRW from the coding sequence ATGGGTGAACTCGCCGGGCTGCGCGGCACCCCTGAGCATGCGCACGTGTCGGGCGGGATGTTCGCCACCGTCGGCGTGACCCTGTTCGGCGCCGGGGTGATCTCGGTCATGGGCGCGCTGACGATGATGTGCGTGACGCTGCTGCTCGACCCGGAGGTCCGGGACCGGCTGGCCGCCGAGCCCGGCCTGGTCCCCACCGCCGTCGACGAGCTGCTGCGCGTCAACCTGTCCATCGCCGACGGGCTGCCGCGGATCGCGCTCGACGACGTACGGCTCGGTGACGTCACCGTGCGCCGGGGCGAGCTGGTCCTGGTCCTGGTCGAGGCCGCCAACCACGACCCGGCCCAGTACGACGACCCGCACGCGATCCGCCTGGACCGGCCCAACGCGGGCACCTACCTGTCGTTCGGCGCCGGCGGCCACTACTGGCCCGCGACCGCGCTCGGCAAGCAGCACGCCGAGGTCGCGCTGCGCGTCCTGCTGGAGCGCACGCCGTGGCTGGACCTGGCCGTGCCCGTCGAGCAACTGGTGTGGCGGACCGGGTTCATGAAGCGCGTCCCGGAGCGGCTGCCCGTGCGGTGGTGA
- a CDS encoding CHAT domain-containing protein — translation MRAGSDSVLELLPMVFAAPNEALDRAREVLAADPAPLHASVAHQVIGIWQRDFGDLRIALHHLRRARDLAARADSAEREADVLGTLGVALVHAGRTRQGLAAFERGVARGTGHTRARVRYRRAYVWWVLGHHREALEDVRRAIPVLRQADDVIWTARALTLRATVHLALGAVERADADFTAAEKLWETTGQEHDKADAVESRGLAAFRSGDIPAALRLLDEAEERYAKLGTPTFMLNIRRCEVLMAAGLAPEALAEADAAIAVLDGMGGQSTRKAELLLAAARAARLAGDPHTAIARAAVAVRLFSGQRRTWWEAHARLVLIEARVAAGRSSGRLVADAAAVAERLASFGAPAAPEASLLAGRIALALGWTADAERHLAVAARSRRGGPPLARMTGWAAQALRARAAGSARGVLEACRRGLDVLDDHRMTLGASELRARATAQGAELAALAQRVSLDEGGPRRLLEWSERWRATVLSAPPTRPPADPALMSGLTAFREIAARAEAARWEGRPIPALEREQRRLEREVRSRTLHMRGDAPGDGHRFDVGRLLDRLGGTRLVELAVLDGRVQVLLCGRGRVRRFEAGLLAEAEVEAEHVQAGLRRLAHPGAEGRLPVVEAAGRRLEELLLGPAAAHLGAGPVVIVPPARLHRVPWALLPSLRERVVSVSPSASSWLRARETEPPPGGRQVLVRGPGLATGGAEVPEVADRYAEARVLEDEEARVPRVLQELDGAALAHIAAHGTFRADSPMFSSLRMADGPLIVHDFERLARSPYRIILSSCDTARLASVGADELLGLVTALLPLGTAGVVASSAPVNDAAVVPLMLALHKGLGAGLSLAEALRDARAALPGDALHQATGWAFTAFGAA, via the coding sequence GTGAGAGCGGGAAGCGACTCGGTTCTCGAACTGCTGCCGATGGTGTTCGCCGCCCCGAACGAGGCGCTGGACCGGGCGCGGGAGGTGCTCGCCGCCGACCCGGCACCGCTGCACGCATCCGTGGCGCACCAGGTGATCGGCATCTGGCAGCGGGACTTCGGCGATCTGCGGATCGCCCTGCACCACCTGCGGCGTGCCCGCGATCTGGCGGCGCGCGCGGATTCGGCGGAGCGGGAGGCGGACGTCCTCGGCACGCTCGGGGTCGCACTGGTGCACGCGGGGCGCACCCGGCAGGGGCTCGCGGCGTTCGAGCGCGGGGTGGCGCGCGGTACGGGGCACACCCGGGCGCGGGTGCGGTACCGCAGGGCGTACGTCTGGTGGGTGCTCGGCCATCACCGCGAGGCGCTGGAGGACGTGCGACGGGCGATTCCCGTGCTGCGGCAGGCGGACGACGTGATCTGGACGGCGCGGGCGCTGACGCTGCGGGCGACGGTGCATCTGGCGCTGGGCGCGGTGGAGCGGGCGGACGCCGACTTCACGGCGGCGGAGAAGCTGTGGGAGACCACCGGCCAGGAGCACGACAAGGCGGACGCGGTGGAGAGCCGGGGGCTGGCGGCGTTCCGGTCCGGGGACATCCCGGCGGCGCTGCGGCTGCTGGACGAGGCGGAGGAGCGGTACGCCAAGCTGGGCACGCCGACGTTCATGCTGAACATCCGCCGCTGCGAGGTGCTGATGGCGGCGGGGCTGGCGCCGGAGGCGCTGGCGGAGGCGGACGCGGCGATAGCGGTGCTGGACGGAATGGGCGGGCAGTCCACGCGCAAGGCGGAGCTGCTGCTGGCGGCGGCGCGCGCGGCGCGGCTCGCGGGGGATCCGCACACCGCGATCGCTCGCGCGGCGGTGGCGGTGCGGCTGTTCTCGGGGCAGCGGCGCACCTGGTGGGAGGCGCATGCCCGGCTGGTGCTGATCGAGGCGCGGGTGGCCGCCGGGCGCAGCTCGGGGCGGCTGGTCGCGGACGCCGCCGCGGTGGCCGAGCGGCTGGCGTCGTTCGGGGCGCCGGCCGCGCCGGAGGCGTCGCTGCTGGCGGGCCGGATCGCGCTGGCCCTGGGCTGGACGGCGGACGCGGAACGGCATCTGGCGGTGGCCGCGCGCAGCCGGCGCGGCGGGCCGCCGCTGGCGCGGATGACGGGGTGGGCGGCGCAGGCGCTGCGGGCACGGGCGGCGGGTTCGGCGCGCGGGGTGCTGGAGGCGTGCCGGCGCGGTCTGGACGTGCTGGACGACCACCGGATGACACTGGGCGCGTCGGAGCTGCGGGCGCGGGCCACCGCGCAGGGCGCCGAACTGGCGGCGCTGGCGCAGCGGGTGAGCCTGGACGAGGGCGGGCCGCGGCGGCTGCTGGAGTGGAGCGAGCGCTGGCGGGCGACGGTGCTGTCGGCGCCGCCGACCCGGCCGCCCGCCGATCCGGCGCTGATGAGCGGGCTGACCGCGTTCCGTGAGATCGCGGCCCGCGCGGAGGCGGCCCGCTGGGAGGGCCGGCCGATCCCGGCGCTGGAGCGTGAGCAGCGGCGGCTGGAGCGGGAGGTGCGGTCGCGGACGCTGCACATGCGGGGCGACGCGCCGGGTGACGGGCACCGGTTCGACGTGGGCCGGCTGCTGGACCGGCTGGGCGGGACGCGGCTGGTGGAGCTGGCGGTGCTGGACGGGCGGGTGCAGGTGCTGCTGTGCGGGCGGGGCCGGGTGCGGCGGTTCGAGGCGGGGCTGCTGGCGGAGGCGGAGGTCGAGGCCGAGCACGTGCAGGCCGGGCTGCGGCGGCTGGCCCATCCGGGGGCCGAGGGGCGGCTGCCGGTGGTGGAGGCGGCGGGCCGGCGGCTGGAGGAGCTGCTGCTCGGTCCGGCCGCCGCCCACCTGGGTGCCGGGCCGGTGGTGATCGTGCCGCCCGCGCGGCTGCACCGGGTGCCGTGGGCGCTGCTGCCGTCGCTGCGGGAGCGGGTGGTGAGCGTGTCGCCGTCGGCGAGCAGCTGGCTGCGGGCCCGCGAGACCGAGCCGCCGCCGGGCGGGCGCCAGGTGCTGGTGCGCGGGCCGGGTCTGGCGACCGGTGGCGCGGAGGTGCCGGAGGTCGCCGACCGGTACGCCGAGGCGCGGGTGCTGGAGGACGAGGAGGCGCGGGTGCCGCGTGTCCTTCAGGAGCTGGACGGGGCGGCGCTGGCCCATATCGCCGCGCACGGCACGTTCCGCGCGGACAGCCCGATGTTCTCGTCGCTGCGGATGGCGGACGGGCCGCTGATCGTCCACGACTTCGAGCGCCTGGCCCGCAGCCCGTACCGGATCATCCTGTCCAGCTGTGACACCGCCCGGCTGGCGTCGGTCGGCGCGGACGAACTGCTGGGTCTGGTCACCGCGTTGCTGCCGCTGGGCACGGCGGGGGTGGTGGCGAGCAGCGCGCCGGTGAACGACGCCGCGGTGGTGCCGTTGATGCTGGCCCTGCACAAGGGCCTCGGGGCGGGTCTGTCGCTGGCGGAGGCGCTGCGCGACGCGCGTGCCGCCCTGCCGGGGGACGCGCTGCACCAGGCGACGGGGTGGGCGTTCACGGCGTTCGGGGCGGCGTGA
- a CDS encoding LuxR family transcriptional regulator: MTDEQHAKTLRLPWPFTGRDEELELVRRSQAAGRPGIVVTGPAGVGKTRLVTEAVRGTDCARATGTPESRGIPFAAFAHLLPESVTLHRAVRLLSGVRLLLVDDAHLLDDASAALVHQLAVHGRTRLVVVVTDGAPAPAAIARLRTGELLPRLALAPLPAEETARLVAAGAGRALEPLTVRRLHRLCRGDLRLLRELLDAVRDDGLLSPVPDGGMWAWRGPVPVTAAVREHTAPVLDRTDPDERETLDRLAFAEPLAADSGTFDLSVLERLEAAGLIHLDERHHVRLAHPLHGPVLRATAGRLRARRLAGTPDRYAAALAAEAATLTRRIAAADVRALPAPVGEWLAAENHPVPPGYAAVRARYARLRGELTEAAAWAREGLRTAADDSACLGELALAMAQSGGPATPRNAAGRRTAPGPVPAGPAAASGVEERADAGWDVTGAGVQGDGAPGGDVLRDGASGGGAAGGGARGGGVLGGGVPGAGLPGGGVLRDGVPGDRVPGDVLRDGVPGGGVAGGGVPGDSAPRGEVPGGGVVRDAVLSSGVPGGGVPGGDVLGGGVLGGGVLGNGALGGGFPGDGASSDGSLGSGVPSGGAPGDRVLGDDAPGRGVPGGAPRDVAPSDRAPGGNAPSGRIPGDDVLALYEAVRRGDPGAVLGRLPAGSVFAEHAAALARRDGPALDRVAARLEERGLLLFAAEAYAQAVSAHRDPSAARTARTRAVALARRCPGARTPALSGLVLGELTTRQRQIVTLAAAGLSNRQIAERLTLSVRTVGNHLYSAYARLGASDRGALPWLVQQPETRSA, encoded by the coding sequence CGTTCACCGGCCGGGACGAGGAACTCGAACTGGTCCGCCGCTCCCAGGCGGCGGGCCGGCCCGGCATCGTGGTCACCGGCCCGGCGGGCGTGGGCAAGACCCGACTGGTCACCGAGGCCGTACGCGGCACCGACTGTGCCCGCGCCACCGGCACCCCCGAGTCCCGTGGCATCCCCTTCGCCGCGTTCGCGCACCTGCTGCCCGAGTCCGTCACGCTGCACCGCGCGGTGCGCCTGCTCTCCGGGGTACGGCTGCTGCTGGTCGACGACGCCCATCTGTTGGACGACGCCTCCGCCGCCCTCGTCCACCAGCTCGCCGTGCACGGCCGCACCCGGCTGGTGGTCGTCGTCACCGACGGCGCCCCGGCGCCCGCCGCGATCGCCCGGCTGCGGACCGGCGAGCTGCTGCCCCGGCTCGCCCTGGCACCGCTGCCCGCCGAGGAGACCGCACGGCTCGTCGCCGCGGGCGCGGGCCGGGCGCTGGAACCGCTCACCGTGCGCCGGCTGCACCGGCTGTGCCGGGGCGATCTGCGGCTGCTGCGCGAACTGCTGGACGCGGTGCGCGACGACGGACTGCTCAGCCCCGTACCGGACGGCGGCATGTGGGCGTGGCGCGGCCCGGTGCCGGTCACCGCGGCCGTGCGCGAGCACACCGCGCCGGTCCTGGACCGCACGGACCCCGACGAGCGGGAGACCCTCGACCGGCTGGCCTTCGCCGAGCCCCTGGCGGCCGACTCCGGCACGTTCGACCTCAGCGTCCTCGAACGCCTGGAGGCGGCGGGCCTCATCCACCTCGACGAGCGCCACCACGTCCGGCTCGCCCACCCCCTCCACGGCCCGGTGCTGCGGGCCACAGCCGGCCGGCTGCGGGCCCGCAGGCTGGCCGGGACCCCCGACCGGTACGCCGCCGCGCTCGCCGCCGAGGCGGCCACGCTGACCCGCCGGATCGCCGCCGCGGACGTCCGGGCACTGCCCGCACCCGTGGGGGAGTGGCTGGCGGCGGAGAACCACCCGGTGCCGCCCGGCTACGCCGCCGTGCGCGCCCGCTACGCCCGGCTGCGCGGCGAGCTGACGGAGGCCGCGGCGTGGGCCCGCGAAGGCCTGCGGACCGCCGCGGACGACTCCGCCTGCCTCGGCGAACTCGCCCTGGCCATGGCCCAGTCGGGCGGCCCCGCGACGCCCCGGAACGCTGCCGGTCGGCGTACGGCACCCGGCCCGGTGCCGGCGGGTCCGGCGGCGGCGAGCGGCGTGGAGGAGAGGGCGGACGCGGGGTGGGACGTGACCGGCGCCGGTGTGCAGGGTGACGGTGCTCCGGGTGGTGACGTGCTCCGTGATGGCGCCTCTGGTGGCGGTGCCGCCGGTGGCGGTGCGCGGGGCGGTGGCGTCCTTGGTGGCGGCGTGCCCGGTGCCGGCCTCCCTGGTGGTGGCGTCCTCCGTGACGGCGTTCCCGGCGACAGAGTCCCTGGTGACGTGCTCCGCGATGGCGTGCCTGGTGGCGGAGTTGCCGGTGGCGGCGTCCCAGGCGACAGCGCCCCCCGTGGCGAGGTTCCTGGTGGCGGTGTCGTCCGCGACGCCGTCCTCAGCAGCGGTGTCCCCGGTGGGGGCGTCCCCGGTGGGGACGTCCTCGGCGGGGGCGTCCTCGGCGGGGGCGTCCTCGGCAACGGTGCCCTCGGCGGTGGATTCCCCGGCGACGGCGCCTCCAGCGACGGCTCCCTCGGCAGCGGCGTCCCCAGTGGCGGCGCTCCCGGCGACCGCGTCCTCGGAGACGATGCCCCTGGCAGGGGCGTCCCCGGCGGCGCTCCCCGCGACGTTGCCCCCAGCGACCGCGCCCCCGGCGGCAACGCCCCCAGCGGCCGCATCCCCGGGGACGACGTCCTCGCGCTGTACGAAGCCGTCCGGCGTGGTGACCCCGGGGCGGTGCTGGGGCGGCTGCCCGCCGGGAGTGTGTTCGCCGAGCACGCCGCCGCCCTCGCCCGTCGTGACGGGCCCGCCCTGGACCGGGTGGCCGCCCGTCTGGAGGAGCGCGGTCTGCTGCTGTTCGCCGCCGAGGCGTACGCCCAGGCCGTCTCCGCGCACCGCGACCCGAGCGCCGCCCGCACCGCACGCACCCGGGCCGTCGCCCTGGCCCGCCGCTGCCCCGGCGCGCGCACGCCCGCCCTGTCGGGACTGGTGCTCGGTGAACTGACCACCCGGCAGCGGCAGATCGTGACCCTGGCCGCCGCCGGGCTGAGCAACCGGCAGATCGCCGAACGGCTCACCCTCTCCGTCCGCACCGTCGGCAACCACCTCTACAGCGCGTACGCCCGCCTCGGCGCGAGCGACCGCGGCGCGCTGCCGTGGCTCGTGCAGCAGCCCGAGACCCGGTCCGCGTGA
- a CDS encoding S8/S53 family peptidase translates to MAPHRFREQFDQIQRAMPDVPLAMGPDDSAEFLYEKGVVLARDGEEAQVVEDTVRTFFTEAPDLTPDTVRRAGPPRNRSGITRIQVGDPGEGAPGADRAVASALRALRQTEGRAGRRLVSRNHVVSIAVNACPGDEPAPAPQNEPPNPAAAEGRYDPETSVGVLVVDTGLMSDYRAYPLLAHTRGDLQLRETDEAGVLQQYVGHGTFIAGLVAAVAPNTDVTVRNSLNDAGAVLESEFGERLFEAVDASGWPDIISLSAGTSNGRTDGLLGVQAFMEELREQRTLLVACAGNNASATPFWPAAYADLPDWGDSVLSVGALRGDGEFGACFSNHGAWVKVYAPGERLTSALTGWGAPVPYVYQHSTYDACRYGFGYGCTCQFPRHTGLLSEDSTEGKPDQVMFQGLAQWSGTSFAAPVVAGLVAAHMTAHKERDPRAAARRLLADNTEFAEVRGAHVPALVPPTWRPVPVAAPVAAV, encoded by the coding sequence ATGGCTCCACACCGATTCCGCGAGCAGTTCGACCAGATCCAGCGCGCGATGCCCGACGTCCCGCTCGCCATGGGACCGGACGACTCCGCCGAGTTCCTGTACGAGAAGGGAGTCGTCCTCGCCCGCGACGGCGAGGAGGCCCAGGTCGTCGAGGACACCGTCCGCACCTTCTTCACCGAGGCGCCCGACCTGACCCCCGACACGGTGCGGCGGGCGGGCCCGCCGCGCAACCGCTCCGGCATCACCCGCATCCAGGTCGGCGACCCCGGCGAGGGCGCGCCCGGCGCGGACCGCGCGGTCGCGAGCGCGTTGCGGGCGCTGCGGCAGACGGAGGGACGCGCGGGCCGCCGGCTGGTCAGCCGCAACCACGTGGTGTCGATCGCGGTCAACGCCTGCCCCGGCGACGAACCCGCGCCCGCCCCGCAGAACGAGCCGCCGAACCCGGCCGCCGCCGAGGGCCGCTACGACCCGGAGACCTCCGTCGGCGTCCTCGTCGTCGACACCGGCCTCATGAGCGACTACCGGGCCTACCCGCTGCTCGCCCACACCCGCGGCGACCTCCAGCTCCGGGAGACCGACGAGGCGGGCGTCCTCCAGCAGTACGTCGGGCACGGCACGTTCATCGCCGGCCTCGTCGCCGCCGTCGCCCCCAACACCGACGTCACCGTACGCAACTCGCTCAACGACGCCGGGGCCGTCCTGGAGTCCGAGTTCGGCGAGCGGCTGTTCGAGGCGGTCGACGCGAGCGGCTGGCCGGACATCATCAGCCTCTCCGCGGGCACCTCCAACGGCCGCACCGACGGACTCCTCGGCGTGCAGGCGTTCATGGAGGAACTGCGCGAGCAGCGCACCCTGCTGGTCGCCTGCGCCGGCAACAACGCCAGCGCCACCCCCTTCTGGCCCGCCGCCTACGCCGACCTGCCCGACTGGGGCGACAGCGTCCTCTCGGTCGGCGCGCTGCGCGGCGACGGCGAGTTCGGCGCCTGCTTCTCCAACCACGGCGCGTGGGTCAAGGTCTACGCCCCCGGCGAGCGGCTCACCAGCGCCCTGACCGGCTGGGGCGCCCCCGTGCCGTACGTCTACCAGCACTCCACCTACGACGCCTGCCGCTACGGCTTCGGCTACGGCTGCACCTGCCAGTTCCCCCGCCACACCGGCCTGCTCAGCGAGGACAGCACCGAGGGCAAGCCGGACCAGGTGATGTTCCAGGGGCTCGCGCAGTGGAGCGGCACCTCGTTCGCCGCCCCCGTGGTCGCCGGACTGGTCGCCGCCCACATGACGGCGCACAAGGAGCGCGACCCGCGCGCCGCCGCCCGCCGGCTCCTCGCGGACAACACCGAGTTCGCGGAGGTGCGCGGGGCGCACGTACCGGCGCTGGTGCCGCCCACCTGGCGCCCCGTCCCGGTCGCCGCGCCGGTCGCCGCCGTATGA
- a CDS encoding N-formylglutamate amidohydrolase, translating to MSRPSFDLLPGDDDSPVILHVPHSSREIPADVRAGIVLDDEALRRELDHIVDAHTDRIAAEAAELAPVTPWRFVNRLSRLVVDPERFPDEREEMLAVGMGAVYTRTTHREALRPADSDPEPLIERYFRPYARAMTKAVAARLAATGRAVIIDVHSYPTERLPYELHGDGPRPPVCLGTDAFHTPPQLLAAARAAFGEQTGLDSPFSGTYVPLEFYGTDPRVSALMVEIRRDTYMAEPGGPAGPGLGRLAEALAALVSAVSR from the coding sequence GTGTCCCGTCCGTCCTTCGACCTGCTGCCCGGCGACGACGACTCCCCGGTGATCCTCCATGTCCCGCACTCCTCGCGGGAGATACCGGCGGACGTCCGCGCCGGCATCGTGCTGGACGACGAGGCGCTCCGGCGGGAGCTGGACCACATCGTCGACGCGCACACCGACCGGATCGCCGCCGAGGCGGCCGAACTCGCGCCCGTCACGCCCTGGAGGTTCGTGAACCGGCTGTCGCGGCTGGTCGTGGATCCGGAGCGGTTCCCCGACGAGCGGGAGGAGATGCTCGCCGTGGGCATGGGGGCGGTGTACACGCGGACCACGCACCGGGAGGCGCTGCGGCCCGCGGACAGCGACCCCGAGCCTCTGATCGAGCGCTACTTCCGGCCGTACGCGCGGGCCATGACCAAGGCCGTGGCCGCGCGGCTGGCCGCGACCGGGCGGGCGGTGATCATCGACGTGCACTCGTACCCCACCGAGCGGCTGCCGTACGAGCTGCACGGGGACGGTCCCCGGCCGCCCGTGTGCCTGGGCACCGACGCCTTCCACACGCCGCCGCAACTGCTCGCCGCCGCCCGCGCCGCGTTCGGCGAGCAGACCGGGCTGGACAGCCCGTTCAGCGGGACGTACGTGCCGCTGGAGTTCTACGGGACGGACCCGCGGGTGTCCGCGCTGATGGTGGAGATCCGCCGGGACACCTACATGGCCGAGCCGGGCGGCCCGGCGGGGCCGGGGCTGGGGCGGCTGGCGGAGGCGCTCGCCGCGCTGGTCTCCGCCGTGTCGCGCTGA
- a CDS encoding NADP-dependent isocitrate dehydrogenase, producing the protein MTDSTIIYTHTDEAPALATYSFLPVVKAYASQAGVAVETRDISLAGRIIAVFPEYLTEDQRIPDALAELGELAKTPAANIIKLPNISASIPQLKAAVAELQGQGYALPDYPDDPKTDEEREIKARYDKVKGSAVNPVLREGNSDRRAPASVKNYAKTHPHRMGAWSADSKTGVATMGQNDFRSTEKSIVIAEDGTLRIELAAEDGTTTVLRESVPVVAGEVVDASVMRVAHLREFLASQVARAKAEGVLFSVHLKATMMKVSDPIIFGHVVRAFFPKTFERYGATLAAAGLSPNDGLGGIFKGLESLPEGAEIKASFDAELAEGPALAMVDSDKGITNLHVPSDVIVDASMPAMIRTSGHMWGPDGQEADTIAVIPDSSYAGVYQTVIEDCKANGAYDPATMGSVPNVGLMAQKAEEYGSHDKTFEIPAAGTVRLVDQAGNVLIEQPVSQGDIFRACQTKDAAIRDWVKLAVTRARATGDPAVFWLDETRAHDANLIAKVKQYLPEHDTEGLDIRILSPVEATKLSVERIRRGENTISVTGNVLRDYLTDLFPILELGTSAKMLSVVPLMAGGGLFETGAGGSAPKHVQQLVKENYLRWDSLGEFFALVPSLEQYATATGNAKAKVLADTLDRATATFLNEDKSPTRRVGGIDNRGSHFYLSLYWAQELARQTDDAELAKAFQPLAETLAANEQKIVDELNAVQGKPVDIGGYYQPDPAKAAAVMRPSATWNEALASLS; encoded by the coding sequence GTGACTGACTCGACCATCATCTATACGCACACTGACGAGGCCCCGGCCCTGGCGACGTATTCCTTCCTGCCGGTGGTCAAGGCGTACGCCTCGCAGGCGGGTGTCGCCGTGGAGACGCGGGACATCTCGCTGGCCGGCCGCATCATCGCCGTGTTCCCGGAGTACCTGACCGAGGACCAGCGCATCCCGGACGCCCTCGCCGAGCTGGGCGAGCTGGCCAAGACGCCCGCGGCCAACATCATCAAGCTGCCGAACATCTCGGCGTCCATCCCGCAGCTGAAGGCCGCCGTCGCCGAGCTCCAGGGCCAGGGCTACGCGCTGCCGGACTACCCGGACGACCCGAAGACCGACGAGGAGCGGGAGATCAAGGCCCGCTACGACAAGGTCAAGGGCTCCGCCGTGAACCCGGTCCTGCGCGAGGGCAACTCCGACCGCCGCGCCCCGGCCTCGGTGAAGAACTACGCCAAGACCCACCCGCACCGCATGGGCGCCTGGTCCGCCGACTCCAAGACCGGTGTGGCCACCATGGGCCAGAACGACTTCCGCTCCACCGAGAAGTCGATCGTCATCGCCGAGGACGGCACGCTGAGGATCGAGCTGGCCGCCGAGGACGGCACGACCACCGTGCTGCGCGAGTCCGTACCGGTCGTCGCCGGTGAGGTCGTCGACGCCTCCGTGATGCGCGTCGCCCACCTGCGCGAGTTCCTGGCCTCCCAGGTCGCCCGCGCCAAGGCGGAGGGCGTGCTGTTCTCCGTGCACCTGAAGGCGACGATGATGAAGGTCTCCGACCCGATCATCTTCGGCCACGTGGTCCGCGCCTTCTTCCCGAAGACCTTCGAGCGCTACGGCGCGACGCTGGCGGCCGCGGGCCTGTCCCCGAACGACGGCCTCGGCGGCATCTTCAAGGGCCTGGAGTCCCTGCCGGAGGGCGCCGAGATCAAGGCCTCCTTCGACGCCGAGCTGGCCGAGGGCCCGGCCCTGGCGATGGTCGACTCCGACAAGGGCATCACCAACCTGCACGTGCCGTCGGACGTCATCGTCGACGCCTCCATGCCGGCCATGATTCGCACCTCGGGCCACATGTGGGGCCCGGACGGCCAGGAGGCCGACACCATCGCGGTCATCCCGGACTCCTCCTACGCGGGCGTCTACCAGACCGTCATCGAGGACTGCAAGGCCAACGGCGCCTACGACCCGGCCACCATGGGCTCGGTGCCGAACGTCGGCCTGATGGCGCAGAAGGCCGAGGAGTACGGCTCCCACGACAAGACCTTCGAGATCCCGGCCGCGGGCACCGTCCGCCTGGTCGACCAGGCCGGCAACGTCCTGATCGAGCAGCCGGTCTCGCAGGGCGACATCTTCCGCGCCTGCCAGACCAAGGACGCCGCGATCCGCGACTGGGTCAAGCTGGCCGTCACCCGCGCCCGCGCCACCGGCGACCCGGCCGTGTTCTGGCTGGACGAGACCCGCGCCCACGACGCGAACCTGATCGCGAAGGTGAAGCAGTACCTGCCGGAGCACGACACCGAGGGCCTGGACATCCGGATCCTCAGCCCGGTCGAGGCCACCAAGCTGTCGGTGGAGCGCATCCGCCGCGGCGAGAACACCATCTCGGTGACCGGCAACGTGCTGCGTGACTACCTGACCGACCTCTTCCCGATCCTGGAGCTGGGCACCAGCGCCAAGATGCTGTCGGTCGTCCCGCTGATGGCGGGCGGCGGCCTGTTCGAGACGGGCGCCGGCGGCTCCGCGCCCAAGCACGTCCAGCAGCTGGTCAAGGAGAACTACCTGCGCTGGGACTCCCTGGGCGAGTTCTTCGCCCTGGTCCCGTCGCTGGAGCAGTACGCGACGGCCACCGGCAACGCGAAGGCCAAGGTCCTCGCCGACACCCTCGACCGTGCCACGGCGACCTTCCTCAACGAGGACAAGTCCCCGACCCGTCGCGTCGGCGGCATCGACAACCGCGGCAGCCACTTCTACCTGTCCCTGTACTGGGCGCAGGAGCTGGCCAGGCAGACCGACGACGCCGAGCTGGCCAAGGCCTTCCAGCCGCTGGCCGAGACGCTCGCCGCGAACGAGCAGAAGATCGTCGACGAGCTGAACGCCGTCCAGGGCAAGCCGGTCGACATCGGCGGCTACTACCAGCCCGATCCGGCCAAGGCCGCCGCGGTCATGCGTCCGTCCGCCACCTGGAACGAGGCCCTGGCCTCCCTGAGCTGA
- a CDS encoding sigma-70 family RNA polymerase sigma factor, with amino-acid sequence MSAGAVPATAYDDLPYTRGGAVDRADVGALVQSAVDGDAAAWKALVEGLSPLVWSVVRAHRLSDADAHEVYQTVWFRFAQHLGRIREPHKAGSWLATTARNESLKVIRGWQRLTPTDDPQLLDRVSEDRTPEQSLLDSEEAAAQSERVRRLWQEFEALGERCRQLLRVLMASPPPSYQEVSAALGIAVGSIGPLRQRCLRRLRARLDARGAS; translated from the coding sequence ATGAGCGCCGGAGCAGTCCCCGCCACGGCGTACGATGACTTGCCGTACACGAGGGGTGGGGCCGTGGACCGTGCAGATGTCGGCGCGCTCGTCCAGTCCGCCGTCGACGGTGACGCGGCGGCCTGGAAGGCGCTCGTGGAAGGGCTGAGCCCCCTGGTGTGGTCCGTGGTGCGCGCGCACCGGCTCTCCGACGCCGACGCCCACGAGGTCTACCAGACGGTCTGGTTCCGCTTCGCCCAGCACCTCGGGCGGATCCGCGAACCGCACAAGGCGGGATCCTGGCTCGCGACCACCGCGCGGAACGAGTCGCTGAAGGTGATCCGCGGCTGGCAGCGGCTGACACCGACCGACGACCCGCAGCTCCTGGACCGGGTCAGCGAGGACCGCACGCCGGAGCAGTCCCTGCTCGACTCCGAGGAGGCGGCCGCGCAGAGCGAGCGGGTCCGGCGGCTGTGGCAGGAGTTCGAGGCACTGGGGGAGCGGTGCCGGCAGCTGCTGCGGGTGCTGATGGCCTCGCCGCCGCCCAGCTATCAGGAGGTGTCCGCCGCTCTGGGCATCGCCGTCGGCAGCATCGGACCCCTGCGCCAGCGCTGTCTGCGCCGGCTGCGCGCCCGACTCGACGCACGGGGAGCATCGTGA